The window GATAAATTTAAAATTAAAAGAATAGTTTATTCAACATATCAAGCTGTTTCTGGATCTGGGGTTAAAGGCATTACAGATTTAGAAGAAGGCTTAAAAGGAAATGAAAATAAACTATATCCTCACCCTATAGCTTATAATGCTCTACCACATATAGACGTTTTTATGGATAATGGATATACAAAAGAAGAAATGAAAATGATAGATGAAACTAAGAAAATATTAAATGATTATGATCTTAAAATAACTGCTACAACAGTAAGAGTTCCAGTATTATATAGTCACAGTGAATCTGTTAATGTAGAATTTGAAAAAGAATTTGAAGTTGAAGAAGTATTTAATATTTTAGAAAATACGGAAGGTGTAGTAGTAGTTGATAATCCAAAAGAAAATAAATATCCTCTAGCTTTAGATGCTGAAGGAAAAAATGAAGTATTCGTAGGTAGAATTAGAAGAGATTTTAGTGTGGATAATGGAATTAATATGTGGGTAGTTGCCGATAACATAAGAAAAGGTGCTGCAACTAATACCGTTCAAATAGCTGAGCTTTTAGTAAAATATAATTTAGTATAGAAAGGGTGATCTTAATGTTATTTAAAGGTTCAGGTGTTGCTTTAGTTACTCCTTTTAAAGATGGAAATATAGATTTTAACAAGTTAGAAGAAATTATTGAATACCATATAAAAGAAAAAACAGATGCTTTAATTGTATGCGGTACTACTGGAGAAGCTTCTACAATGAGTGATGAAGAACAATTATCAACTATAAAGTTTGTAGTTGAAAAAACTAATAAAAGAATACCTGTAATAGCAGGAACGGGATCTAATAATACAGCTCATTCAATACATCTAAGTAAAAAAGCTGAAGAATATGGAGTTGATGGTCTTTTAGTTATAACTCCGTATTATAATAAAGCTACTCAAAAGGGAGTTATAGCTCACTTTGAAGCTATTGCAAATTCAGTAAATATACCTATTATAGTTTATAATGTACCAGGAAGAACAGGAGTTAATATAAACCCTTCAACACTTGCTCAATTGGCTAAAATTAAAAATATAGTAGCTGTTAAAGAAGCTAGTGGGGATATATCTCAAGTTGCTGAAATGGCAAGGGTTTGTCCAGATGGTTTTGGGATATATTCAGGAAATGACGATATGATTTTACCTTTATTATCTTTAGGTGGAATTGGTGTGATTTCTGTAGTTGCTAATGTATGTCCAAAGGATACTCATGATCTAGTAGCTAAATACTTTGATGGAGATATAGAAGGTTCTAGAAAATTACAACTTGATATGAAAAGTTTGATAGATGCTTTATTTATAGAAGTGAACCCTATTCCAGTTAAAACTGCTATGAATTTATTGGGGTTTGAAATGGGAAATCTTAGACTTCCACTTGTTGAAATGAACTGTGATAATTTAGAGGTATTAAAGAAAGAGTTAATAAATTACGGATTTGAATTAGGAGGATCACATGATTAAAGTTATAGTTAATGGTTCTCTTGGGAAAATGGGAAAAGTTTTGACAGATTTAATAATGGAAGATAAGGCTTTTGAATTAGTTGCAGGTGTATCTAAGTATAAAAATGATAATATAGATTATCCTATATACTCCAGTATATTAGATGTAAAAGAAAAAGTGGATGTTATTATTGATTTTTCAAACCCAGATAGTTTAAAAGATTTATTGTCTTATTCTAAACACACAAAAATTCCTTTAGTTATTGCTACTACTGGATATAGTGATGAAGAGCTTAATATGATAGAAGAACTATCTAAAGAAGTTTCTATATTCCACAGCTCTAATATGTCAGTTGGAGTGAATTTAATATTAAAGTTGGTAGAAATCTCAGCTAAGGCTTTAACTAACTTTGATATAGAGATAATTGAAAAACATCATAATAAGAAAGTAGATGCTCCTAGTGGTACTGCTTTAATGATAGCTAATGAAATACAACAGGTTTTAAATAATGAATTTAATTATGGTAGACATGGGAAAAATGAGAAAAGAAAAGAAAATGAAATAGGAATACATGCAGTAAGAGGTGGAACTATAGCGGGGGATCACTCTGTAATATTTGCGGGTAAAGATGAAATATTAGAACTTAATCATATAGCTTTATCAAAAGAAATATTTGCACAAGGTTCATTAAAAGCTGCTAAATTTATTGTAAATAAAGAAAATGGATATTACAATATGAAGGATGTAGTAAGTATATAGAATATAAGACAATTAGGAGGTACTTTACAAATGATGAAATTGACAGATCCATATGAAATAGCAAAATTTATAAAGAATTCTACAAAAAAAACACCTGTGAAAGTTTATTTGAAAGGTGAAATAAATAATCAAAATTATGATAATGTAAAAATATTTGGAGATGGAAATTCTTATATACTTATTGGGGAACATGATGTCGTAAAAAATATAATAGAAGAGAATAAAGAAAATATAATAGACTATCATTTAGAATTTGATAGAAGAAATTCAGCTATACCTATGTATAATTATTTATATGAAGAGGCTAGAATTGAGCCAGGTGCTGTTATAAGAGACATGGTTTCTATTGGGAAAAATGTAGTTGTAATGATGGGAGCAGTTATAAATATAGGAGCAGAAATTGGAGAAGGAACAATGATAGATATGAATGCAGTTGTAGGTGCAAGAGGAACTGTAGGTAAAAATGTTCATCTTGGAGCTGGTGCTGTTGTTGCAGGAGTACTTGAGCCTCCTTCTGCAACTCCTGTTATTATAGAAGATGATGTAGTAATTGGAGCTAATGCAGTAATACTTGAAGGCGTAAAAATAGGTAAAGAAGCTGTTGTTGCAGCTGGTGCTGTTGTAACTAGTGATGTACCTGAAGGTGCAGTTGTAGCAGGATCTCCTGCTAAAATAGTTAAAATGAAAGATGATAAAACAAAAGAAAAAACAAAATTAATGGAAGATTTAAGAGGATAAAAAGTTAATATATATGATTTAAAATAACCTTAGGCTTAATAGACTAAGGGTATTTTAAATTTAAGTAAAAAAGTAGTTGTATAAAATTTATTAAGGTGTTATAATATGAATAACAATTTAACGGTTTAATGAATTAAAGTGATAAAGTAAAATTGAGGAGAGGTGCTTAATATGAAAAATTTAGTTTTAGTAAAATCGAATTTAAACTTAAGACATCATCATAGATTTAAGGATTTGTAATAATGAGCTAAAAATAGTTCATAGATACAAGTCCTAGTTATTTTGCAAAAAATATAGGATTTGTATCTATGATGGTTTAATATAAGTGTTTATAATATTAAAAAGCCATGTAGGTATATACCTATATGGCTTTTTTGTATATTAAGGAAAGGTAGGAGATTTAATGGAATTTTTAAAAATTAAAGATGAAATAGATTATTTAAATAAGAGATATAAGATAACAAGAGAAATAGAAGATATGTTTATAGATGATGGATGTATTAATATAGAACCTTCGATTTTTGAAGACTATGATAACTTTATGTCTGTTAACAAGAGAATAAAAAAAGAATCTATGGTAAAGGTTTTGAATGGAAATTCAAATATATTAATTTTAAGACCAGATATTACAATGAACATAATAAAAAATTTGATTCCAAGATGGGAAGACGATTTGAAGCTTAAGTTGTTTTATAATTCTACAATTTTTAGAAATAAAGCTGGTTTAAATATTAAGGAATTTAGACAAATGGGAATTGAATATATAGGAGAATCGTCTATGAAAGCAGATAGAGATTTGATTGGGATAGCTCTAAAGGTTTTAAAAAAATATAACAACAGCTTTATTTTAGAAATTGGAAACAGCAAGTATGTTGATGAAATATTAAGAGTGATTGATTTAGAAGAAAGTGTTGAAAAAGAATTAAAAAGTCTAATTTATAAAAAAAATAAGATCGAACTAATAGATTATGTCGGAAATTTAAATATAAAAAAAGAAATATGCGAGTTATTATCTAATATTTTAGATTTCCAGGGAAATATAGAAGAAATTATAAAAAAAGCTGAAAAATTCTATATGAATGATGAAATGAAAAAATCTATAGAGGATCTTAAAGATTTGAATGAGTTTATTAAAGAGTATGGATACTTAAAAAATATACATTTTGATTTATCTATGGTTGCAGAGTTAGATTATTACGAAGGGATAGTATTTAAAGGTTATTATGAAAATTCATATAGAGAAATTATAAGTGGAGGAAGATATGATTCTTTAACAGAGTTATTTGGTGAAAAAGTTTCAGCAATAGGGTTCTCAATAGATATAGATGAATTAATTAAAGTTATAAATAAGAGAGGTGATGGAAATTGGATTATATAACTATAGCTCTTTCAAAAGGAAGAATAGGAAAACAAGCTGATAATGTATTTAAAAAAATAGGGTTAGGAGATTGTATAGATTTAGATTCTAGAAAGCTTATTTTTAAAGATGATATAAACAAAATCAATTATATATATGTTAAACCATCTGATGTGGTTACATATGTAGAAAAAGGAGTTACAGATTTAGGAATAGTGGGCAAGGACACAATTTTAGAAAGTGATACAAATGTATATGAAATTTTTGATTTGGGATTTGGTAAATGTAAATTTTCAATAGCTGGTATAAAAGGAGAAAAGATATATAAAAAAGATGATATTTTAAAGGTTGCAACTAAATACCCTGAAATAGCTAAAAAATACTTTAACGAAAGACAGCAAAAAATCGAGATAATAAAGCTTAATGGTTCTGTAGAATTAGCACCTTTAGTAGGACTCTCTGATGTGATTGTTGATTTAGTTGAAACAGGAAATACTTTAAAAGCTAATGGACTTGAGGTAATAGAAGATATGTTTAATATAAGTGCAAGGTTAATATCTAATAGAGTAAGTTATAGATTTAAGTTTGATAGAATTCAAAATATTATTAAATCATTAAACGAAAATATGGAGGGATAATATGATACGAATAATAGATTCAATAAAAGATAGCGGGTTTTTAAAAAAGCTTTTAGATAGAAGTCAATTTGAATTTGAAGAAGTAAATAAAGTAGTTGATGAAATTTTATTTAATATTAGAGAAAGAAAAGATAAAGCTTTGAAAGAATATACATTGAAGTTTGACAAAGTAGAAATAGATGATTTTTTAGTGTCTAAAGAAGAAATAGATGATGCATTTGAAAATATAGATGATAATTTAAAAAATGATCTTTTAAGGGCTAAAGAAAATATTGAAAAATATCACACCAAGCAGTTGAAATCATCGTATACATTACATGATGGAGAAGATATAATTTTAGGTCAAATTATAAGACCTATAGAAAAAGTTGGTATATATGTTCCTGGTGGAAGTGCAGCATATCCATCTACTGTTTTAATGAATGCAGTACCTGCAAAAATAGCTGGAGTTAAGGAAATAGTTATGATAACTCCTCCTAATAAAGAAGGAAAGATAAAAGATTCTGTTCTTGTAGCAGCTTCTATAGCTGGAGTAGATAAGATATACAAGGTAGGAGGAGCACAGGGAATAGGGGCACTTACTTTTGGAACAGAAAGTATACCCAAGGTATCTAAAATAGTTGGACCTGGGAATATATATGTTGCCATGGCAAAAAAGAAAGTTGCTGGATATGTAGGAATAGACATGATTGCAGGACCTAGTGAAATTCTAATAATTGCAGATGAACATGCAAATCCAAAATATATAGCTGCTGATTTAATATCTCAAGCAGAGCATGATGAAATGGCAGCATCAATACTTGTTACAGATTCACAAAAAATTGCAAAAAAAGTAAACGAAGAATTAAAAATACAAGTTGAAATGCTAGAAAGAAAAGAAATAATAAAAAAATCTCTTAAAAATTATGGAGCAATAATAATAACAAGCTCTATGAATGAATCGATAAAAATAGCTAATGAAGTAGCACCAGAACATTTAGAAATACTTACAAGAACTCCTTTTGACTTATACAAACAAGTGAAAAATGCTGGAGCAATATTTCTTGGAGAATTTTCTCCAGAACCATTAGGAGATTATTTTGCAGGACCAAATCATACGTTGCCTACTAGTTCAACTTCTAAATTTGCATCACCTTTAGGAGTTGAGGATTTCTTAAAGAAAACTTCTTTAATATACTACAGCAAAGAAGCTTTAATGAAGTCAAAAGATTCTATTATAAGAATTGCGGAGGATGAGGGGTTAACGGCACATGCCAATTCCATAAAAGTAAGATTTGAATAGGGGGTATTAATATGGAATTAGTAAAAGAAAGTATAAAAAATCTGAAAGAATATAAGACGAATAAGATTGATTTTAAAATAAAGCTCGATGCTAATGAAGGTAAAAATATTTTATTACAAGATATATATAAAGAAGGAATCAAGTTCAATGAAGACTTTAATCTGAATTTTTATCCAGATAATGATGCATATCTTTTGAAACAAGAAATAAAGAAATATTTAAATGTTGATACTTCAAATATTATAGCTGGAAATGGTTCTAGTGAGATGATAGAACTTGTGATAAAGACTTTTGTAGATAAGGGAGAAATCATTTTAAGTCCTATTCCTACATTTAGTATGTACTCAGTATTTAGTCAAATATATTCAGCTCAATTTATAGGAATTCAAAGTAATGAAGATTTTAAGGTAGATATAGATAAACTGATTGAAAAATCAAATGAACTAAATCCTAAGGTAATATTCATATGCAATCCAAATAATCCAACAGGAAACTTAATAAATAAAAATGATATTAAAAAGCTTTTGGAAAATACAAATGGATTGGTAGTTGTAGATGAAGCTTATATGGAATTTGCAGAAGGTTCAATGGTTGATGAAATTTCAAATTATGAAAATTTAATAGTTCTAAGAACATTGTCAAAGGCATTAGGACTTGCAGGTATAAGGCTTGGATATATGACTGCTAATCAAAAAATAATAGATGTTATAAATAAGGTGAAATCACCTTACAATTTGAACGCTATTTCTCAATATATAGGAGTAAAGGCTCTTAAAAATAAAGATAAAATTTTCGAGTATATTGAAGAAGTAAAAAATGAAAGAGAATTTTTATATAAAGAATTAAATGAAATGAAAATAAAAGCTTATAAATCTTATGCAAACTTTATATTTTTTAAATGGGATATAAACAATTTATATGAAAAGCTTATAGATTATGGAATATTAATAAGAAAATTTTCTGATGAACTTGAAGGCTATTATAGAGTTAGTGTAGGAAACAAAAATGAGAATGAAAGATTTATCAAAATATTAAAGGAGATAATTGAAAATGAGAAAAGCTAAAGTACAAAGAAAAACTCTTGAAACTGAAGTTTTAGTAGAAATAGATTTAGATGGAAGTGGAAAAAGTGAAATTGATACAGGTATAGGATTTTTAGATCATATGCTTACTTTGATGGCTTTTCACGGTAGTTTTGATTTAAAAGTAAAAAGCACAGGAGATATATATGTAGACGATCATCACACAGTAGAGGATATAGGGATAACACTAGGAGAAGCTTTTATTAAGGCTTTAGGTGATAAAAAAGGAATAAAAAGATATTCAAGTCTTTATATTCCAATGGATGAGAGCTTGTGTCGAATAGCTTTAGATATAAGTAACCGACCTTATTTAGTATTTGATATTGATTTTAAAAGAGAAAAACTTGGCAGTATGGATACTCAAAATTTTAAAGAATTTTTTAGGGCTTTCGTAAATGAAGCTAAAGTAACGCTTCATATCGATGTTTTATATGGAGAAAATGACCATCATAAGATAGAAGCAGTATTTAAGGCATTTTCAAGAGCATTAAAGGAAGGGGTGCAAATACTTTCAGATAAAGTATCATCATCAAAGGGGGTTTTATAGTTGAATATAATAATTGATTATGGACTTGGAAATTTAGACTCTGTATCCAGAGCATTTAAAATGGTAGGAGTAGAAACAAAAATTTCAAATGATATAAATGAAATAAATAATGCTAACTCCATTATTCTGCCTGGAGTTGGAGCATTTAGAGATGCTATAAATTCACTTAAGGATATGAAGTTAATACCAGTAATAAAAGAGCATGTAGATAAAGGAAAGTTCTTAATAGGGATATGCTTAGGAATGCAACTTCTTTATGAAAAAAGCTATGAAAACGGAGTATATGAAGGTTTAGGTCTTATAAAAGGAAATATAGAAAAATTAGATATAGATTTGAAAGTTCCTCATATGGGTTGGAATAATATTAAGTTTAATAAAAAAGATGAAATAATCAAATATATAAATGAAGATGATTATGTGTATTTTGTACATTCTTATTATGCAAATTCTTCAAACGAAGAACTTGTAGCATATACAGACTATGGAAAAACTATTCCTGCTATAGTTAGAAAAAATAATATTTATGGAATTCAATTTCATCCAGAAAAAAGCTCTAAAGTGGGAGCTAATATACTAAAAGCATATGGGGAGATGATAAAATGATAATTTTTCCAGCAATAGATATAAAGGATAATAAATGTGTAAGACTATCTCAAGGAGATTTTAATAAAATTAATATATATTCTAATGAGCCATTTGATATGGCAGTTAAGTGGAAACGTCAGGGAGCTTCATTTTTACATTTAGTTGATTTAGATGGTGCTAGAAGTGAAGATATTATTAATAAAAAATCTATAGAAAAAATAACTGAAAATATAGGAATACCAGTACAAGTAGGTGGAGGAGTAAGAAGTGAAGAAAAGGTTAAGAACTTAATCGATATGGGAGTAGAAAGAGTAATAGTTGGAACTATTGCAGTTGAAAATAAAGAACTTCTCAAAAAATTAGTTTCTAAGTATAAAGAAAAAATAGTAGTTTCTATAGATGCTAAAAATGGCAAAGTTGCTCTTAGGGGATGGGAATTAGTAAGTGAAATAGACTCAATAGATTTATGTAAACAACTTGAAAAAATAGGTGTAAAAACAATAGTATATACAGATATATCAAAAGATGGAATGCTTGAAGGTCCTAACTTTGAAATATATAAATTGTTATCTCAAAAAACGTCTTTAAATATAGTCGCTTCTGGAGGAATAAGTTCAATAGATGACATAAAAAAGCTTAAAAATATGAATATATACGGAGCTATAACAGGAAAAGCTCTTTATGATAACAAAATAGAACTTAAGGAGGCACTAGAATGCTCACAAGAAGAATAATACCTTGTTTAGATGTTAGAAGTGGAAGAGTGGTTAAGGGTAAAAAGTTCGAAAATATAGTAGATGTAGATAGTCCGGAGCTTCTAGGTAAATATTATAGTGATTGTGGAGCTGATGAACTTGTATTTTACGATATAACAGCATCAAATGAAGAAAGAAAAACATCTTTAGAATTTGTATCAAAGGTTGCTAAGAATATAAATATTCCATTTTGTGTAGGTGGAGGAGTATCTTCAATTGATGATTTTACAGATATTTTAAGAAGAGGAGCAGATAAAGTATCTATTAATTCTTCTGCTGTTAAAAATCCAGATTTAATTAAAGAAGCTTCTTTGAAATTTGGTGCGCAATGCGTTGTTTTATCTATGGATGTTAAGAAAAATGATAAAGATTCTTGGAGTGTATACGTAAAAGGTGGGAGAGAAAAAACAGATTTAGATGCAGTAAAGTGGGCTATAAAAGGAGTCGAACTTGGAGCAGGAGAAATAGTTGTAAATAGTATAGATGAAGATGGAATGAAAAATGGATATGATATTGAACTGTTAAAAAAAATTACGAGTGTAGTAAACGTACCTATAATTGCATCAGGAGGAGCGGGTAGTATGAAGGACTTTTATGATGCTGTAGAATATGCAAATGTTGATGGAATATTAGCAGCTTCTGTATTTCACTTTGGAGAAATTAAAATAAAAGACCTTAAGAAATATTTAAAGGATGAAGGGGTAGAAATTAGAATTTAGGAGGGAGATTTATGAATATTGACAATGTAGTAAAAGAAATAAAATTTGATGAAAAAGGATTAGTTCCAGTAGTAGTGCAAGATGTAAATACTAATAAGGTCTTAATGCTTGCATATATGAACGAAGAAGCTATTAGAAAAACTTTAAATGAAAAAGTAGCGTATTATTATAGTAGAAGCAGACAAGAACTTTGGAAAAAAGGAGAGACATCAGGAAACATACAGAAACTAAAAGGATTTTATTATGATTGTGATAAGGATACTATTCTTATTTATGTAGATCAAATAGGAGTAGCATGTCATACTGGGAGTTATACATGTTTTTTCAATGAAGTGATAAAAAATGAAAGTAAAGATGAGATTTTAGAGGAGTTATATTCGCTTATAAAAGAAAGAAAAAGTAATCCTAAGGAAGGATCTTATACTAATTATTTATTTGAAAAAGGATTAGATAAGATATTGAAAAAGGTAGGAGAAGAAGCTAGTGAAGTTATAATAGGGGCTAAGAATAAAAATAAGGAAGAATTAATTTATGAAATAAGTGATTTAATATACCACATGTTAGTGCTTATGGTAAATGAAGAAGTTACTATTGAAGATATAAAAAATGAACTTGAAAAGAGAAAAAACTAATGAAATTTATAATAGATAGCCACATTCATACAGATTATTCGCCTGATTGCAAAGCTAAAATGCAAGATATTATTATAAAAGCTGTTGAATTAGGCTTAAAGAAAATTACATTTACAGATCATGTTGATTACGACAGCCCTGATGAACTTTTTGGGGGAGAGATTAATTATATTGAATATATGAAAGAAATTAAATACTTAAGAGATAAATATAAAGAAATTGAAATTTTAATGGGTGTAGAAATAGGATATCAAACTCATTTGAATGAAAAGTTAGATAAGTTTATAAAATCTTATCCTTTTGATTTTGTAATATGTTCTATGCATTCATGTGAAGGACTAGATTTATATAATGGTGACTTTTTTAAAGGAAAAACTCAGATACAGAGTTATATGAGATATTTTGAAAATATAAAGCATTGCATAGAAATTTATGATAATTATGATGTTTATGGACACTTAGATTATATAGTTAGATATGGAAATTTCGATAATAAAGAGTTAAAATATAAAGATTTCAAAGAAATTATAGATGAAATTTTGGCTTTGATTATTAAAAAAGGAAAAGGTATTGAAGTTAATACTGCTGGTTTTAGATATAATCTAAACGCAACTCATCCTAATATAGATATAGTAAAAAGTTATATTGAAATGGGAGGAAATATTATAACTATAGGATCAGATGCACATAAAGCTGATGATATATGCAGAGATTTTGAGAAAACGATAAAAATACTTAAATCTATAGGAGTAAAGAAAATTGCACAATTTAAAAATAGAATACCAAGTTTTATTGAGATATAAAATTTTTGCTCTGCGTATAACATTGATATAAGAACTGCACTTGCAACTATTTTTAAGCAACGGAGCCCGTTAGGGATCGTTGGCGACATGAGTCAGTGCGTAGCGACTAGACGAATTTTTTGTTGTAACTTATGATACCGAATAATTAAAAATAATGTATTAATATATATTTATAAGATAAAGATAATTAAGATAAATAATATACAAGAGGAGACGATAATATGAGTAGATTTTTAGGTCCAATACATCATTGGTTATTTAATAAAATTAGATCAAATGAGGAGTTAGAACTTAATATTATAGATAATGTTCAAACTAGATTAAATGTAAATATTGATGATATAGTATCTGCGTCAAGAACTCAAATAGGAGATATTATGGAAGATAAGAATCTTGAAGAAATAATAGATACGGATAATATTCACGGCTGGCTTCAAGAAAAAATAACTTTAGTTGAAACAAGACAAGCATATATAATAAAAAATATAGTAGATAAATTTGAAGATAAGGGTCTTGATATAATAAAAGAAACTTACAAAGATCAAGCTATAAAGTGTGCAAATGATGCTAAATTAAATTCTGATGTATCGAGTCCAGAAGATATATACAAAGCTTTAAATAACTATATTTTAGATGGTATGCCATGTGATAATGTAAATAATATGACTGCTAATGAAGAAGATAGACTTGAGTGGAAAGTTGCAAGATGTCTTCACAAAGGTTATTGGGAAAAGGTAGGAGCGAGTACAGAGGTGTTATACGAGCTTCGTAAAATATGGATTGAAAACTTTGTACAAAATGTAAATGAAGATTATAAATATGAATTTAAAATAGAAGATGGAATAATGGTTCACGAAATAAAAAATAATTAGATTTAAAGTCTGGTAACTAAATGTTAGCAGGCTTTTTTTTATTATATAAAAAATTTATAATCAAAAACAACGTTATAGAAAGATTTTATAATAAGTTGGAAAAGTATGAAATTAAATATAAACATGGTAAAATATGTAGTGAATTGACGTAAAAGGAGGAACTGAAATGTTT is drawn from Tepidibacter hydrothermalis and contains these coding sequences:
- the dapA gene encoding 4-hydroxy-tetrahydrodipicolinate synthase; its protein translation is MLFKGSGVALVTPFKDGNIDFNKLEEIIEYHIKEKTDALIVCGTTGEASTMSDEEQLSTIKFVVEKTNKRIPVIAGTGSNNTAHSIHLSKKAEEYGVDGLLVITPYYNKATQKGVIAHFEAIANSVNIPIIVYNVPGRTGVNINPSTLAQLAKIKNIVAVKEASGDISQVAEMARVCPDGFGIYSGNDDMILPLLSLGGIGVISVVANVCPKDTHDLVAKYFDGDIEGSRKLQLDMKSLIDALFIEVNPIPVKTAMNLLGFEMGNLRLPLVEMNCDNLEVLKKELINYGFELGGSHD
- the hisH gene encoding imidazole glycerol phosphate synthase subunit HisH, producing MNIIIDYGLGNLDSVSRAFKMVGVETKISNDINEINNANSIILPGVGAFRDAINSLKDMKLIPVIKEHVDKGKFLIGICLGMQLLYEKSYENGVYEGLGLIKGNIEKLDIDLKVPHMGWNNIKFNKKDEIIKYINEDDYVYFVHSYYANSSNEELVAYTDYGKTIPAIVRKNNIYGIQFHPEKSSKVGANILKAYGEMIK
- a CDS encoding aspartate-semialdehyde dehydrogenase; translated protein: MKKVNVAVVGATGMVGRTFLKVLEERDFPIENLYLMASKRSAGNTVNFRGKDYIIEELNENSFDKDIDIALFSAGGDLSKKYAPIAKEKGVVVVDNSSAWRMDKDIPLVVPEVNPEDVKKHNGIIANPNCSTIQAVVPLKALHDKFKIKRIVYSTYQAVSGSGVKGITDLEEGLKGNENKLYPHPIAYNALPHIDVFMDNGYTKEEMKMIDETKKILNDYDLKITATTVRVPVLYSHSESVNVEFEKEFEVEEVFNILENTEGVVVVDNPKENKYPLALDAEGKNEVFVGRIRRDFSVDNGINMWVVADNIRKGAATNTVQIAELLVKYNLV
- the dapB gene encoding 4-hydroxy-tetrahydrodipicolinate reductase; this encodes MIKVIVNGSLGKMGKVLTDLIMEDKAFELVAGVSKYKNDNIDYPIYSSILDVKEKVDVIIDFSNPDSLKDLLSYSKHTKIPLVIATTGYSDEELNMIEELSKEVSIFHSSNMSVGVNLILKLVEISAKALTNFDIEIIEKHHNKKVDAPSGTALMIANEIQQVLNNEFNYGRHGKNEKRKENEIGIHAVRGGTIAGDHSVIFAGKDEILELNHIALSKEIFAQGSLKAAKFIVNKENGYYNMKDVVSI
- the hisA gene encoding 1-(5-phosphoribosyl)-5-[(5-phosphoribosylamino)methylideneamino]imidazole-4-carboxamide isomerase, translating into MIIFPAIDIKDNKCVRLSQGDFNKINIYSNEPFDMAVKWKRQGASFLHLVDLDGARSEDIINKKSIEKITENIGIPVQVGGGVRSEEKVKNLIDMGVERVIVGTIAVENKELLKKLVSKYKEKIVVSIDAKNGKVALRGWELVSEIDSIDLCKQLEKIGVKTIVYTDISKDGMLEGPNFEIYKLLSQKTSLNIVASGGISSIDDIKKLKNMNIYGAITGKALYDNKIELKEALECSQEE
- a CDS encoding ATP phosphoribosyltransferase regulatory subunit, which produces MEFLKIKDEIDYLNKRYKITREIEDMFIDDGCINIEPSIFEDYDNFMSVNKRIKKESMVKVLNGNSNILILRPDITMNIIKNLIPRWEDDLKLKLFYNSTIFRNKAGLNIKEFRQMGIEYIGESSMKADRDLIGIALKVLKKYNNSFILEIGNSKYVDEILRVIDLEESVEKELKSLIYKKNKIELIDYVGNLNIKKEICELLSNILDFQGNIEEIIKKAEKFYMNDEMKKSIEDLKDLNEFIKEYGYLKNIHFDLSMVAELDYYEGIVFKGYYENSYREIISGGRYDSLTELFGEKVSAIGFSIDIDELIKVINKRGDGNWII
- the hisD gene encoding histidinol dehydrogenase; translation: MIRIIDSIKDSGFLKKLLDRSQFEFEEVNKVVDEILFNIRERKDKALKEYTLKFDKVEIDDFLVSKEEIDDAFENIDDNLKNDLLRAKENIEKYHTKQLKSSYTLHDGEDIILGQIIRPIEKVGIYVPGGSAAYPSTVLMNAVPAKIAGVKEIVMITPPNKEGKIKDSVLVAASIAGVDKIYKVGGAQGIGALTFGTESIPKVSKIVGPGNIYVAMAKKKVAGYVGIDMIAGPSEILIIADEHANPKYIAADLISQAEHDEMAASILVTDSQKIAKKVNEELKIQVEMLERKEIIKKSLKNYGAIIITSSMNESIKIANEVAPEHLEILTRTPFDLYKQVKNAGAIFLGEFSPEPLGDYFAGPNHTLPTSSTSKFASPLGVEDFLKKTSLIYYSKEALMKSKDSIIRIAEDEGLTAHANSIKVRFE
- the hisC gene encoding histidinol-phosphate transaminase, with protein sequence MELVKESIKNLKEYKTNKIDFKIKLDANEGKNILLQDIYKEGIKFNEDFNLNFYPDNDAYLLKQEIKKYLNVDTSNIIAGNGSSEMIELVIKTFVDKGEIILSPIPTFSMYSVFSQIYSAQFIGIQSNEDFKVDIDKLIEKSNELNPKVIFICNPNNPTGNLINKNDIKKLLENTNGLVVVDEAYMEFAEGSMVDEISNYENLIVLRTLSKALGLAGIRLGYMTANQKIIDVINKVKSPYNLNAISQYIGVKALKNKDKIFEYIEEVKNEREFLYKELNEMKIKAYKSYANFIFFKWDINNLYEKLIDYGILIRKFSDELEGYYRVSVGNKNENERFIKILKEIIENEKS
- the hisG gene encoding ATP phosphoribosyltransferase; translation: MDYITIALSKGRIGKQADNVFKKIGLGDCIDLDSRKLIFKDDINKINYIYVKPSDVVTYVEKGVTDLGIVGKDTILESDTNVYEIFDLGFGKCKFSIAGIKGEKIYKKDDILKVATKYPEIAKKYFNERQQKIEIIKLNGSVELAPLVGLSDVIVDLVETGNTLKANGLEVIEDMFNISARLISNRVSYRFKFDRIQNIIKSLNENMEG